The following DNA comes from Nicotiana sylvestris chromosome 10, ASM39365v2, whole genome shotgun sequence.
TCAGATCACAATGTAAACTGAACTGCTTCTATTCCACATACATAGCCTTTCTCTGCAGAACACAAATGTGTTTCTTCCTCATGCTGCATGTATATAAATATTTCACTCGACTGATGTTTCATGCAGATGTTTTCTTCACTCAATGGAAGCCAAACTCAACAAAATGTGGATGGGCAAAGACATTGCATACTTATTGCTGCAAGTAACCCTTATCCATTGCCTACACCAGTTTATCATCCACATATGCAGAATGTGGAGCAGAGTGGAAACATTGAAGCACATACTGCTAATCGACTATCTGATGCTGAGACAGTTGCAAAGGAATTTCCTCAGGTACTGTCGTACTGATGGTCTTTCCTCTTCAAAACCATGGTGCTTCTCTCATAATCCTCCGCttattgtttttattttcttgcagTGCTCTGTTTCCCTCTCAGTTATATGCCCAAAGCAGCTTCCGAAATTAAGAGCAATATATAATGCGGTAATTATACAGTTTTTCATTGAGTTTTTTCACTTGTTTTTAGGGTCACAACCTTGACAGTATGTTGAAGTTTAGCTCGTCTTAGTTTGTGATCCACAGTTATTACTGTTGCATATCCGTTCAAACACCTGTAGGATTAATTGTGTCACCCTCTGTTGAACTGAAAAGCTTCTAAATTTGAGACCCATTTACAATAGTTCTATGTTGAGGATACAGGCAGTAAAGTGatgatattatatatatatatatatatatatatatatatatatatatatatatatatatatattttgttcgATAAGTGCACATAGTTTAAGTTGTACGGAATGCTGTTAGAGGAACTCCCtttttaagttctttcctttctgggTGCTTAAACCATCAGGAGCATTCCAATAGCTCAAAACTATGGATTCAGATAGAGAATAGCAAATCTGAATTTGATAGTCTACACGACATTATCACTCGTTATTGCTTTGTCTTGAATAAAAAAAGACAACCCATGTGAAATCTCTAGTCCCAGTTATTTCAAACTCATTGTGCTTGTTTATCACATGTAATATTTACCAAGTGCTCCAGAAAGTAGATTCCTGTAAACATTGTTGCCCATTTAAAGCTGTCACCGTTGAGAGAATGAAGCTTCCCTTTAGAATCCCAAAACTGAGAATGTGAAATATCCCATAGGAGTGGAGAAACTTCTAGCTTCATCATGGGGAAGTGTGGCATTGTGGATAAGTTATTGCTTTCTCTTTAGTTATCTTGAGATTCCCCATACTGCTTGATTTACTAAGTCATGGTTTCTGACTTTAGATCCTTTCATCATTCAGAAGAATGAATTATAAATGCTGCTGACTTGGCATGCAATGCTAACCTGGCATAGTTTTACTGCTGGTGATTTGAAATGCGAAACATATTCCCCTTCTCATTTAGTTGACTATACTAAGTGCAAATTTGTATTGATCTAGGGAAAACGTGACCCACAAGCAGCTGACCCGCCCATTGATACATCCAAGAATCCAAACTTTCTTGTCTTAATTTCGGAAAATTTCATCGAGGCTTGTGCTGCTTTCAATCGCACTGGAATGGAAATTTCGGCGCTAAACCAGATCCTGGTCGAAATGGATATGTCTTCTGTAGCTCCAGTTTCTGCGCCAGCAGCAACTTTTGATCCAGCAGGTTCAGGCAAAATCTGGAACTCTCTCTTATATACATGTGTTGTACGAATGCTTGCCCCATATATTGCTACCTTAAATCTATAGATATGCTGATTCATTTTGGATGTCCTTCTCTGTTGAAGAAGAATATTTCGTGAATATAAAGTGAGTAGTAGCCTAAGAGGATAAGTCAATAATTGAATGCATAAAATGAAAGGGCGCAGTTGACCCAAAGTGCTGCACTTCTCTGCAAGTTGGGTTCGAGTGATCTGTGAGATAGATCAACCATTTGACACTGTAGTGAAGTCAGCAATACCACAGTATATCTCACATATCTGGAAGACGTTTACTAGCCTGATATAATTTGAGTTTAACATCTTGAAACTTTTCATTGCTCTTGATTGAatccagaaaaaagaaaaaccaaatgaTAGTAATAATAGTATTAAAAGTAGCGTTTATACTTTATAGTAGAAGCAATAACACCAATGATAATGATAGTGATTACGATGACagtgaaccatcaaaattcaggATACATGTGAATTCTTTCACTCTGCTCTCTCCATTTTGTTCTTCCTTATGCTGCTGCTGATTAATTTGTTTCAATAGCTGAGCTAGGCCTGTTGGATAGATGACTGGTGCTTAACTGATCAACTGGATTTTCTCTGTTGCTAATTCGTGCCTACTGTGTGTCCACCCCCCTTGTCAAAATTGTTTGAGGCATAAAAGCAGGCAGGCCTTTTTGCTTCTTACTCATCTATTATTGTCTTTTTCTGAAGTTGGGTTGAGTTGCGTCTGCTTGAATACCGTCTTATATTTCACTTCAAGTTATGGATAGTTAAAAATAATGAGTTCTCTTTCTTACGATATGTAGACTACTTCAATGTTGATAGTCGTTGGCTCATAAATCTCATGGTAGAGCATCCTATAATATATTGGCGATTcactttttgttgaaagctctgatTTCTTTTCTATGTACCTTTCAGTTATGAGTCAACAACCAATTTCAGCTGGAAGTATTCCCTCTGCAACCGTAAACATGGTAAGATTCAATAACTTGTTTCCTTGCTTGTCCTTTGGATGGAGTATTTGCTTTGCTAAAACACCATAGAGAATTGTGGATGTCATGATCTTATTACATATGTTTTCAGGAGCCCACTACTGTAACCTCCGTTACTGGACCTGCTCTTCCACATATTCCTACTGCTCGTCCTACTTCTCAACTAGTTGCAAGCTTGCAAAGTGCTTCACCTATTTCTGTTTCTGAGGAGGTGGTCCCAAATAATGAGATTGTTAATGAAACAAAACCTATTCTCAGTGGGATGACACAACCCTTACGTTCATTTAGTGGTGCAGCTGCAAATGCCAGAATACTGAATGATGTTGCTCAAGCCCAGGCACTTGTTGGGGGAACTTCAATAGGACTGCAGTCTATGGGTGGGACACCTATTCTATCAAATATGATACCTGGTGGAATATCTTCTTCTATACCTGCTGCTCCAACTGTTTTATCATCTGGGCAACTAGCTGTCACTTCAATGTCTGGGTTAGTGCCATTAGCAGGAACTGGTCAGATAGCTCAAAACTCTGTTTCTGCATCATCCGTTTCGATAGCTCCCAGTATGTCTGGAAATTCAAACCTTTGCGTGTCCCAACTTTTGAGTAATATCCAAGGAGGTGTTAGTGCAGTCATGCACCAGAATGTGCTGAGTGGAACGGGTGCTGGTATGCCTTTTGGAACTGGCACACTGATGTCTACTCCAAGGATGACTCAACCAGGACACCCTGGAATGCAGCCTCTTGGCAGGAATAACAGTACAGAAGCTAACATACCTCTGTCTCAGCGGCAAACATCTGCTACATTGTCATCAGCTCAATCAAACTATGTCAAAGTCTGGGAGGTAAGGCCAACTAATAAGTAGAAAGAGCTGAAGATGGAAGGCAGACTCTATGTTCCATAAGAAAATCTCTATTAAAGTTTTCACAGTCTACACGACAGATAAATAGGATTTTAAATTTGAACAATTTTAAAGAGTTTTTGTGCATGAAGTTTTTGTACTACATTATCAAAAAAAAATGTCTTGAAGTTTTTGTGTGTCAGTTGATACCTTGATTTAAGAGTCAAGAAGTGTCTGATCCATAGATTGATTAGCCGCTACTACAATCTCTTCTGACGATTCTACATTGGTTGCTCCTAAAGTACAATCTTGTGGTCATTTTTTCTTCTCGAGGTGATTAGACAAACATATGTATGATAACCACTGAAGGAATCCTTTTAAGGAGCTTTCTGAAATCACTTTGAAGGTTGCAATCGACTGCAAATTTCTTGCTCCATTTTCTAGATACCTGTTGTCAACATATCACATTCGTGTTCGTCCATCAATATCTGGAGAAATTGTGCTTGTAAAGTGTGAATTGATGTTTTAGTGTGAGTCTAAAATCTAGTAAATAAATTAAACTAATTTGAAATGTGTCCGAGTTCAACTAatcccggaaacagcctctctacccttccggggcaggggtaaggtctgcgtacactctaccctccctggaccccactagtgggattttagtgggtatgttgttgttgttgttcgagTTCAACTAAATTCAGTAATGTGTTCCAGTTCTTAGTCATTTTGTTGCTTTCTTTGGTGACTCGTGTCATAAGTTTATATTAGAAATATGAacagtataacaacaacaacaacaacaaaaaacccagtgTGTACGcacaccttacccctacctcATAGAGATAGAGAGCTTGTTTCTGATAGACCCCCGGTTCAAAGAACAATGAAGATAAAGCAAACCAAGTAGCAAAGCATATTAGCAACAATGTAACATGGTAATGGGCGTGAATGCCACAACATGCATAATAAAGAACCATAAATaggaaattacaaaaatagtcctAGTACTACTGAATGGCCTAGGAGGAACACACTACTATCTGTCAACCTACAACCCTAATTCtcaacctccacaccttcctattgTGGGTCATGTTCTCTATAAGCTGAGCAATGACATGTCCTGCCTAATTAGCTTTCCCCAATACGTCTTAGGCCTACTCCTTCCCCTCCTCGGACCCGCCATGGACAACctctcacaccttctcaccggagCATCTATgtctctcctcttcacatgcctgaaccatctcagcctcgatTCCCGCAACTTGTCCTCCACAGATGCCACTCCTACCTTGTccctaataacttcattcctaatcctGTCTTTCCTAGTATgaccgcacatccatctcaacattctCATTTAAGCTACTTTCATCTTTCGGCCATGAGACTTCTTGACGGGCCAACACTCAGCTCCATACTAATATGAACAGAAAACTGAAACTGAGAAATCAGAGGATGGCACACCGAGAAGGAGGGAAGGGGCTTGACATGCAAAATGTGATATTATGCTTCCAAATCCATGGGGTAAAATAATGAACAATACTTAAAGATGAGTATTTGTTATAGCATATACTAGTTGCAAGATTAGAATGTTGATTGATGCTTAAGCTTAAATCTACTGGATGACTACTGAATTTTTCTCATAAAATATGAGTATTGAATTTTTCAAATACTCTATAAGATTACACTCAAAACAAAGTAGTTAACATGACGTCTTAAGATGGTAAGGTGTAGCAGGTTGAAGCATTGTGAGCAGAACATGATTAATAGGCTTTTAGCATTCAATCCATATTTTTTCTTTGTTAAACCAGAGATAATGCATTTTGATGAAAAGGGCAATAGTGAGACGTCAACTAGGTGTCTCGCTCTTTCTATTAAAATATAGTGCTTTCTTTGCTCTTCTACTACTAGGGCAGCCCCGTGCACTAAGCTTTCTTTGCTCTTCTATTACTAGGGCAGCCccgtgcactaagctcccgctatgcgcggggttcggggaagggccggaccacaagggtctatcgtacgcagtcttaccctgcatttctttGCTCTTCTACGTTTATTCTAATCTTCCTTGACAATTTGGAAGAGTACTGAGATATGATGTTTCTGCAGCTTTATTTACTTGAACCATAACCAAAGTTTTGTGAATTAACTATTTTGTGAACATCCGAATGTGTTTAGTGTGGTGATTTCCTTACGAATTGCATTCATTCAAGTAATTGACAATGTTGATAAATGGGGTCCTTATTGTCGGTACATACAGTTCTATTTTTCTGTGTATGTTTTTAAAATGAACTTGATTGTTTTGGTAAACCATTTTAGTCATCCACTGTGTTCCATTTTTCCAATCATTTTCCTTAGAGATTAACTACATGCAGCTGCATTTTTAGATTATATTGATGAACCACTGCTAACTTTATGATGAAAATGTTGCAGGGAGACTTATCGGGGCAGAGACAGGGAGAACCTGTACTTATTACCAGACTCCAGGTGTGTGGGAACTTGTTATCAGAAATTAGGTCCTTTTAATAGTTTCATTATCAGGTGACAGTGGCCAAGGGATGGCgctccaattttcggaatttgTCAGTTATCAAAAAAAGATTGTAATTCCTTTTTCATGCTCTAAAATGATATTTGATTCTTTGCTGATTGAGTAAGATCTTGCGGTTTATTCTCTCTTGTGGCAGGGGTTCAGGATTGCTTCAGCTTCTAAATCGTAAGTACATTTTCATTAATGCTTTGATTTAACTGCTCTTTTGCAATTCAAGTTGATCACAGTGGTAGTTACCTCTCTTTGAGTGAAGCTACTAAATTCTTTCTCCGCATGCGTAGGAGAGTACATCACTGTTTCTCAAGGTTAGATGGTTTTAGCACACTACCACTATTTTCAGCGTTCAAGATACTTACACTTTACAACATTCATATCTTAAGCCTAATGAACTGATGTTTAGGactcaaaaataatttcattTTTGTGATGCACTTAACCTCTCAAGTTCTTGCAACAACAGCAAATTGAAGATCAGTGAAAAGACTAAAGACCTCATTGTTAAGTTTCAAGAACTTGCTACTTGGAGAGAGATGGGTGACCTTAGTCTGGTGATCCTTCATAAAATTCTTTTACTGAAGCTCAtccagtttcttt
Coding sequences within:
- the LOC104231129 gene encoding mediator of RNA polymerase II transcription subunit 25 isoform X1 — protein: MMEKQLIVAVEGTAAVGPFWQTIISDYLDKMIRSFTKLEPIEKKPSAGNWQLAMVVFTVHGSHGACLVRRSGWTTDIDMFFQWLSAIPFSGGGFNDAAVAESLAEALTMFSSLNGSQTQQNVDGQRHCILIAASNPYPLPTPVYHPHMQNVEQSGNIEAHTANRLSDAETVAKEFPQCSVSLSVICPKQLPKLRAIYNAGKRDPQAADPPIDTSKNPNFLVLISENFIEACAAFNRTGMEISALNQILVEMDMSSVAPVSAPAATFDPAGSVMSQQPISAGSIPSATVNMEPTTVTSVTGPALPHIPTARPTSQLVASLQSASPISVSEEVVPNNEIVNETKPILSGMTQPLRSFSGAAANARILNDVAQAQALVGGTSIGLQSMGGTPILSNMIPGGISSSIPAAPTVLSSGQLAVTSMSGLVPLAGTGQIAQNSVSASSVSIAPSMSGNSNLCVSQLLSNIQGGVSAVMHQNVLSGTGAGMPFGTGTLMSTPRMTQPGHPGMQPLGRNNSTEANIPLSQRQTSATLSSAQSNYVKVWEGDLSGQRQGEPVLITRLQGFRIASASKSLAADWPQTMQIVRLITQEHLNNDVRRLIGKAEIVVFWAMDQHVFLSQLQEKKFCAVIQLPSQAMILSVSDKTCRLIGMLFPENTVVFKPQKLNQQLEAQHPQLEQLLLQQSLPLLQQQRALSRLQQQQPLQQLQQQQHLMPLKRKRNIPLQQQPKIPKLHRQQSPQIQQQQQIPQMQQTEQQQPIIGTCVNQASTGGPRRAQLMSQGQASSRGLPNVP
- the LOC104231129 gene encoding mediator of RNA polymerase II transcription subunit 25 isoform X2; its protein translation is MMEKQLIVAVEGTAAVGPFWQTIISDYLDKMIRSFTKLEPIEKKPSAGNWQLAMVVFTVHGSHGACLVRRSGWTTDIDMFFQWLSAIPFSGGGFNDAAVAESLAEALTMFSSLNGSQTQQNVDGQRHCILIAASNPYPLPTPVYHPHMQNVEQSGNIEAHTANRLSDAETVAKEFPQCSVSLSVICPKQLPKLRAIYNAGKRDPQAADPPIDTSKNPNFLVLISENFIEACAAFNRTGMEISALNQILVEMDMSSVAPVSAPAATFDPAVMSQQPISAGSIPSATVNMEPTTVTSVTGPALPHIPTARPTSQLVASLQSASPISVSEEVVPNNEIVNETKPILSGMTQPLRSFSGAAANARILNDVAQAQALVGGTSIGLQSMGGTPILSNMIPGGISSSIPAAPTVLSSGQLAVTSMSGLVPLAGTGQIAQNSVSASSVSIAPSMSGNSNLCVSQLLSNIQGGVSAVMHQNVLSGTGAGMPFGTGTLMSTPRMTQPGHPGMQPLGRNNSTEANIPLSQRQTSATLSSAQSNYVKVWEGDLSGQRQGEPVLITRLQGFRIASASKSLAADWPQTMQIVRLITQEHLNNDVRRLIGKAEIVVFWAMDQHVFLSQLQEKKFCAVIQLPSQAMILSVSDKTCRLIGMLFPENTVVFKPQKLNQQLEAQHPQLEQLLLQQSLPLLQQQRALSRLQQQQPLQQLQQQQHLMPLKRKRNIPLQQQPKIPKLHRQQSPQIQQQQQIPQMQQTEQQQPIIGTCVNQASTGGPRRAQLMSQGQASSRGLPNVP
- the LOC104231129 gene encoding mediator of RNA polymerase II transcription subunit 25 isoform X4, with the translated sequence MMEKQLIVAVEGTAAVGPFWQTIISDYLDKMIRSFTKLEPIEKKPSAGNWQLAMVVFTVHGSHGACLVRRSGWTTDIDMFFQWLSAIPFSGGGFNDAAVAESLAEALTMFSSLNGSQTQQNVDGQRHCILIAASNPYPLPTPVYHPHMQNVEQSGNIEAHTANRLSDAETVAKEFPQCSVSLSVICPKQLPKLRAIYNAGKRDPQAADPPIDTSKNPNFLVLISENFIEACAAFNRTGMEISALNQILVEMDMSSVAPVSAPAATFDPAGSVMSQQPISAGSIPSATVNMEPTTVTSVTGPALPHIPTARPTSQLVASLQSASPISVSEEVVPNNEIVNETKPILSGMTQPLRSFSGAAANARILNDVAQAQALVGGTSIGLQSMGGTPILSNMIPGGISSSIPAAPTVLSSGQLAVTSMSGLVPLAGTGQIAQNSVSASSVSIAPSMSGNSNLCVSQLLSNIQGGVSAVMHQNVLSGTGAGMPFGTGTLMSTPRMTQPGHPGMQPLGRNNSTEANIPLSQRQTSATLSSAQSNYVKVWEGDLSGQRQGEPVLITRLQGFRIASASKSLAADWPQTMQIVRLITQEHLNNDVRRLIGKAEIVVFWAMDQHVFLSQLQEKKFVSVLESKDCFLFLCSNSTTITGNDSLCF
- the LOC104231129 gene encoding mediator of RNA polymerase II transcription subunit 25 isoform X3, which encodes MVVFTVHGSHGACLVRRSGWTTDIDMFFQWLSAIPFSGGGFNDAAVAESLAEALTMFSSLNGSQTQQNVDGQRHCILIAASNPYPLPTPVYHPHMQNVEQSGNIEAHTANRLSDAETVAKEFPQCSVSLSVICPKQLPKLRAIYNAGKRDPQAADPPIDTSKNPNFLVLISENFIEACAAFNRTGMEISALNQILVEMDMSSVAPVSAPAATFDPAGSVMSQQPISAGSIPSATVNMEPTTVTSVTGPALPHIPTARPTSQLVASLQSASPISVSEEVVPNNEIVNETKPILSGMTQPLRSFSGAAANARILNDVAQAQALVGGTSIGLQSMGGTPILSNMIPGGISSSIPAAPTVLSSGQLAVTSMSGLVPLAGTGQIAQNSVSASSVSIAPSMSGNSNLCVSQLLSNIQGGVSAVMHQNVLSGTGAGMPFGTGTLMSTPRMTQPGHPGMQPLGRNNSTEANIPLSQRQTSATLSSAQSNYVKVWEGDLSGQRQGEPVLITRLQGFRIASASKSLAADWPQTMQIVRLITQEHLNNDVRRLIGKAEIVVFWAMDQHVFLSQLQEKKFCAVIQLPSQAMILSVSDKTCRLIGMLFPENTVVFKPQKLNQQLEAQHPQLEQLLLQQSLPLLQQQRALSRLQQQQPLQQLQQQQHLMPLKRKRNIPLQQQPKIPKLHRQQSPQIQQQQQIPQMQQTEQQQPIIGTCVNQASTGGPRRAQLMSQGQASSRGLPNVP